One Nostoc sp. UHCC 0302 DNA window includes the following coding sequences:
- a CDS encoding glycosyltransferase, whose product MSDVLINPNIDNQATQTYTKLQNIILPNLDICSEEELFLRVNSKCMLNYQQNIVELRKGGTIKFDTYFNALSVQKWKNYTDVKNISINLHLKGAFQVKLWNINYFSESATLVSQNIIDADALSEASAFKNIDIHQYKGLLYLEIEALENNSFFKDGYIHTGINNFQKSDLKIAVVMCTYKRETYVHKNVKLLENHFIKQRNFINKFEFFIIDNGRTLTSFNNPKIHLVSNKNAGGSGGYTRGILEVLKRKNEFSHIIFMDDDVVIAPEVFERIYNFQMVANDNRLCIGGSMLKLDTKHIQHENGAIWDDAIVRLKPDLDLRTVKNILFNEIEEHISYNGWWLFCFPTKNINDFSLPYPFFIRGDDIEWPIRLKLKIVTLNGICVWHESFENKFSPIPNYYSKKNEIILSLLYSDNFSKIDVIKQILRFSLKEAFCYRYKNAELILKAFNDLLLGPEHLKSINPEEKNLEIRNMGEKLMKDYELPFLNDKYEKSLTQVENTIHRGIRFITLNGHLLPSFLFHKDNKPTDNGYKVVSMQTYRPVNVFRARKVLYYNLVNQEGFAVKFSRIEFFKVFVKTILLSLKMFFKFSNLRKSYRETLPELTNRTFWENYLEINKYSELQ is encoded by the coding sequence ATGTCAGATGTTTTGATAAATCCAAATATTGATAATCAAGCTACTCAGACTTATACTAAACTACAAAATATTATTTTGCCCAACTTAGATATTTGTTCTGAAGAAGAGCTTTTCTTAAGAGTGAATTCTAAGTGTATGTTGAACTATCAACAAAATATTGTGGAACTTAGAAAAGGTGGAACTATCAAATTTGATACTTACTTTAATGCTTTGTCAGTTCAAAAATGGAAAAATTATACAGATGTAAAAAATATAAGTATAAATTTACATTTAAAAGGAGCATTTCAAGTTAAGCTCTGGAATATAAATTACTTTTCTGAATCTGCAACATTAGTTAGTCAAAATATTATTGATGCCGACGCTTTATCTGAAGCAAGCGCATTTAAAAATATTGATATACATCAATACAAAGGTTTGTTATATCTTGAAATTGAGGCTTTAGAAAATAATTCTTTTTTTAAAGATGGTTATATTCATACTGGTATAAATAATTTTCAAAAATCAGATTTAAAAATAGCAGTTGTTATGTGTACATACAAGAGAGAAACTTATGTACATAAAAATGTTAAACTTTTAGAAAACCATTTTATAAAGCAAAGAAATTTTATTAATAAATTTGAGTTTTTTATTATTGACAATGGGAGAACTTTAACAAGCTTCAATAATCCTAAAATACATTTAGTATCCAATAAAAATGCTGGTGGCAGTGGTGGATACACTAGAGGAATTTTAGAAGTTCTGAAAAGAAAAAATGAGTTCTCTCACATTATCTTTATGGATGATGATGTTGTTATAGCACCAGAAGTTTTTGAAAGAATTTATAACTTTCAAATGGTTGCTAATGATAATAGGTTATGCATTGGTGGAAGTATGCTAAAGCTAGATACCAAGCATATTCAGCACGAAAATGGCGCTATATGGGATGATGCCATTGTCAGATTAAAACCTGATCTTGATCTCAGAACTGTAAAAAATATTTTGTTTAACGAGATTGAAGAACATATCAGTTACAATGGCTGGTGGTTATTTTGCTTCCCTACAAAAAATATAAATGATTTTAGCTTACCATATCCATTTTTTATCAGAGGCGATGATATAGAATGGCCTATTAGATTAAAACTAAAAATTGTCACTCTCAATGGTATATGCGTGTGGCATGAATCATTTGAAAATAAGTTTTCTCCTATACCCAACTATTATTCCAAAAAGAACGAAATAATTTTAAGTTTACTGTATTCTGACAACTTCAGCAAAATAGATGTAATCAAGCAAATTCTGAGATTTAGTCTTAAAGAGGCATTTTGTTATAGATACAAAAATGCAGAACTTATTTTAAAAGCTTTTAATGATCTCTTACTGGGGCCTGAACATCTTAAATCTATAAATCCTGAAGAGAAAAACTTGGAAATTAGAAATATGGGAGAAAAACTAATGAAAGATTATGAATTACCTTTTTTGAATGATAAGTATGAAAAAAGTCTTACTCAGGTGGAAAATACAATTCATCGAGGGATAAGATTTATTACATTAAATGGGCATCTCTTACCTTCTTTCTTATTCCATAAAGATAATAAGCCAACTGACAACGGATACAAAGTAGTTTCTATGCAGACATACAGGCCTGTTAATGTTTTTAGAGCTAGAAAAGTTTTGTATTATAACCTCGTAAATCAGGAAGGGTTTGCTGTTAAGTTCTCTAGAATAGAATTTTTTAAAGTTTTTGTTAAAACAATACTACTATCTTTAAAGATGTTTTTTAAATTTTCTAATTTAAGAAAAAGCTATAGAGAGACGTTACCAGAACTAACTAATAGAACTTTCTGGGAGAATTATTTAGAAATTAATAAATACTCAGAATTGCAGTAA
- a CDS encoding ABC transporter ATP-binding protein: protein MEAIRLNQVCLWRRTQEEFSYDLKKTILSILEGKYRQPAKKLVLDHIDLVVNVGEKIGIIGANGAGKSTLLKVICGILEPTSGVVRVAGRIAPLIELGAGFEPEISVIDNIIFYGVMLGFSRQEMIARVPSVLEFAELQDYSEAPVKVLSSGMAARLGFAIATDIQPDILILDEVLSVGDESFKNKCKQRIQNFWAADATVLVVSHDLEFIKHSCEWVIWLEKGKVKLIGDAKQVVQEYLKSTLTTESVRTRF from the coding sequence ATGGAAGCTATTCGACTCAATCAAGTTTGTTTATGGAGACGAACACAGGAAGAGTTTTCTTATGATTTAAAGAAGACAATCTTGTCAATTTTAGAAGGTAAATATCGTCAACCTGCGAAAAAATTGGTACTGGATCATATTGATTTAGTGGTAAATGTAGGCGAAAAAATTGGTATTATTGGCGCGAATGGTGCAGGTAAATCCACACTATTGAAAGTAATTTGTGGAATTTTAGAGCCAACATCAGGAGTAGTACGGGTAGCGGGAAGAATTGCCCCGTTGATTGAATTAGGTGCAGGTTTTGAACCTGAAATTTCAGTAATTGATAACATCATATTTTATGGAGTGATGTTAGGTTTTTCGCGGCAAGAAATGATTGCTAGAGTTCCATCAGTTTTAGAATTTGCAGAACTACAAGATTATTCTGAAGCACCAGTGAAGGTTTTGTCGTCTGGGATGGCGGCACGATTGGGATTTGCGATCGCTACTGATATACAACCAGATATTTTAATCTTAGATGAAGTACTTTCAGTTGGGGATGAAAGTTTTAAAAATAAGTGTAAGCAACGAATTCAAAATTTTTGGGCTGCGGATGCAACAGTTTTAGTAGTTTCTCATGATTTGGAATTTATTAAACATTCATGCGAATGGGTAATTTGGTTAGAAAAAGGAAAAGTAAAGCTAATTGGAGATGCTAAGCAAGTTGTTCAAGAGTACCTAAAAAGTACATTGACTACTGAATCTGTTCGTACTCGTTTCTAA
- a CDS encoding ABC transporter permease: MSLAWKIDLKSSKVQQYWELLQVLVARNLKVRYRGSFLGVYWSLINPLLMTGVYTAIFGTAFASYYGNSIINYVLAVFTGLVVINFFSASTTQALWSVVNNGILLNKISLPVSIFPISLIAANVFQFVIGVLPLLAIMTFINSKSFVNVLALLLPLLALILVCAGISLLVSTLFVFFRDLPYFYELLVFMLWLSSPVFYPTAIVPASVKSFLILNPLLPVIESIRQISLSGTLPNFYLITQSLLSGVIFLGLGLSCFCWWRRSFMDLL; this comes from the coding sequence ATGAGCCTTGCATGGAAAATAGATTTGAAAAGTTCAAAAGTACAGCAATATTGGGAATTACTACAGGTTTTAGTAGCCCGTAATTTGAAAGTACGTTACCGAGGCTCATTTTTGGGTGTATATTGGTCGCTAATTAATCCGTTACTAATGACAGGAGTATATACTGCAATCTTTGGAACTGCTTTTGCATCTTATTATGGCAACTCTATTATCAATTATGTGCTAGCAGTATTTACAGGATTAGTAGTAATTAATTTTTTTTCTGCATCTACAACACAAGCATTATGGAGTGTAGTTAATAATGGAATACTATTAAATAAAATTAGCTTGCCAGTCAGTATTTTTCCTATCTCGCTGATAGCAGCAAATGTATTTCAGTTTGTAATTGGCGTGTTGCCATTATTGGCAATAATGACATTTATCAACTCTAAAAGTTTTGTGAACGTACTAGCTTTACTATTACCTTTACTAGCTTTGATTTTAGTTTGTGCTGGTATTAGCTTATTGGTGAGTACTTTGTTTGTATTTTTTAGGGATTTACCTTACTTTTATGAATTACTTGTCTTTATGCTTTGGTTGAGTAGTCCAGTTTTTTACCCAACTGCAATTGTTCCAGCATCAGTCAAGTCATTTCTAATATTGAATCCCTTATTACCAGTAATTGAAAGTATCCGCCAAATTTCTTTGTCAGGAACGCTGCCAAATTTTTATTTAATCACACAATCATTATTGAGTGGAGTGATTTTTTTAGGGCTAGGGCTTAGTTGCTTTTGCTGGTGGCGACGTTCATTCATGGATTTGTTATAA
- a CDS encoding DNA/RNA non-specific endonuclease has product MKKIKFFNFLLPFAAVFLFILLLEHWQKPAPAQSSSVHLTLGNPSGATQNTSYPNNYLLNKSQYAVSYNNSTRIPNWVSWQLNGYWLGSAPRQDDFRPDTSLPAAWYRVTSSDYSGSGFDRGHMTASADRTRTVTDNSATFLMTNIIPQAPDNNQGPWASLENYCRDLVSQGKELYIISGGYGVGGSGSNGSASTIASGKIQVPARTWKVIVVLDTPGTGVNGVNTSTRVIAVNMPNSQGIRNNSWRTYRVSVDSIEANTGYNFLSNVSLSTQSVVEARVDNQ; this is encoded by the coding sequence ATGAAGAAAATCAAATTTTTCAATTTTCTTCTGCCTTTTGCAGCTGTCTTTTTGTTTATACTTCTGCTTGAACATTGGCAAAAACCAGCCCCTGCCCAATCATCTAGCGTTCATTTAACATTGGGGAACCCCAGTGGCGCAACACAAAACACCTCATACCCCAATAATTATTTGTTGAATAAATCTCAGTATGCAGTTTCATACAACAATAGTACTAGAATTCCCAATTGGGTATCCTGGCAATTAAATGGTTACTGGCTAGGAAGCGCACCACGCCAAGATGATTTTCGTCCTGATACCTCACTACCTGCTGCGTGGTATAGAGTAACTAGCTCGGACTATTCTGGTAGCGGATTTGACAGGGGACATATGACAGCTTCCGCTGACAGAACAAGGACAGTTACAGATAACTCTGCAACCTTCCTAATGACAAATATAATTCCACAAGCCCCTGATAATAATCAAGGGCCATGGGCGTCACTAGAAAACTACTGTAGAGACTTAGTAAGTCAAGGAAAAGAACTGTATATTATTTCTGGTGGATACGGCGTTGGTGGGAGCGGCTCGAACGGCTCAGCCAGTACAATTGCTAGTGGGAAAATTCAAGTACCAGCGAGAACTTGGAAAGTCATAGTGGTCTTAGATACACCAGGAACTGGAGTAAATGGTGTAAATACTAGTACACGAGTTATTGCAGTTAATATGCCTAATTCCCAAGGGATTAGAAACAATAGCTGGAGAACATACAGAGTTAGTGTTGATTCAATTGAAGCTAATACAGGTTACAACTTCTTATCTAATGTTTCTTTAAGTACTCAATCTGTAGTTGAGGCTAGAGTTGATAATCAATAA
- the ftsH3 gene encoding ATP-dependent zinc metalloprotease FtsH3 — protein sequence MNKRWRNAGLYALLFIVVIALGTAFFDKQPQSRETWRYSQFIQEVEKDRVEKVSLSADRSTALVTPKYDPNKKLVTLVNDPDLINTLSAKGIDINVLPQTDEGFWFKALSSLFFPVLLLVGLFFLLRRAQSGPGSQAMNFGKSKARVQMEPQTQVTFGDVAGIDQAKLELNEVVDFLKNADRFTAVGAKIPKGVLLVGPPGTGKTLLARAVAGEAGVPFFSISGSEFVEMFVGVGASRVRDLFEQAKSNAPCIVFIDEIDAVGRQRGAGLGGGNDEREQTLNQLLTEMDGFEGNTGIIIIAATNRPDVLDAALLRPGRFDRQVVVDRPDYAGRSEILKVHARGKTLAKDVDLDKIARRTPGFTGADLSNLLNEAAILAARRNLTEISMDEINDAIDRVLAGPEKKDRVMSEKRKTLVAYHEAGHALVGALMPDYDPVQKISIIPRGRAGGLTWFTPSEDRMDTGLYSRAYLENQMAVALGGRLAEEIIFGEEEVTTGASNDLQQVARVARQMITRFGMSDRLGPVALGRQQGNMFLGRDIMSERDFSEETAAAIDEEVRKLVDIAYTRAKEVLVKNRHILDQLAQMLVDKETVDAEELQEILANNDVTTAAFA from the coding sequence GTGAATAAACGATGGAGAAACGCGGGGCTGTACGCATTGCTGTTTATTGTTGTCATTGCACTTGGAACAGCATTCTTTGATAAACAACCTCAAAGCAGAGAAACATGGCGGTACAGTCAGTTTATTCAAGAAGTTGAAAAAGACAGAGTTGAAAAAGTCAGTTTGAGTGCAGATCGGTCTACAGCGCTGGTCACACCTAAATATGACCCTAATAAAAAGCTGGTAACCTTAGTCAACGACCCAGATTTAATCAATACTCTGTCTGCCAAAGGTATTGATATTAATGTATTGCCTCAAACCGACGAAGGATTTTGGTTTAAGGCACTCAGCAGCTTATTTTTCCCTGTATTACTTTTGGTTGGCTTATTTTTCTTGCTACGCCGCGCGCAAAGTGGCCCAGGTAGCCAAGCCATGAACTTTGGTAAGTCCAAAGCCAGGGTACAAATGGAACCACAAACTCAGGTGACATTTGGTGATGTTGCTGGCATTGACCAAGCCAAGTTGGAATTAAATGAAGTCGTAGACTTTTTGAAAAATGCCGATCGCTTTACCGCTGTTGGTGCAAAAATTCCTAAAGGTGTATTGCTAGTAGGCCCTCCTGGTACAGGTAAAACCCTCTTAGCACGTGCTGTAGCCGGTGAAGCAGGCGTACCGTTCTTCTCCATCTCTGGCTCAGAATTTGTAGAAATGTTCGTAGGTGTAGGTGCATCCCGCGTCCGCGATTTATTTGAGCAAGCTAAATCTAATGCTCCCTGTATCGTCTTCATCGATGAAATTGACGCCGTAGGTCGTCAACGGGGTGCAGGTTTAGGCGGTGGTAACGATGAACGGGAACAAACCCTCAACCAGTTACTCACAGAAATGGACGGTTTTGAAGGTAACACTGGCATCATCATTATTGCCGCTACCAACCGTCCCGATGTTTTAGACGCAGCATTGTTGCGTCCTGGTCGCTTTGACCGTCAAGTTGTCGTAGACCGTCCCGACTATGCTGGACGTAGCGAAATCCTGAAAGTTCATGCCCGTGGCAAGACTTTAGCCAAAGATGTGGACTTGGATAAAATTGCTCGTCGTACCCCTGGATTTACTGGCGCAGATTTATCCAACCTACTAAATGAAGCCGCGATTTTGGCAGCACGCCGAAATTTAACCGAAATTTCGATGGATGAAATCAACGACGCCATCGATCGCGTATTAGCTGGGCCAGAGAAGAAAGACCGGGTAATGAGCGAAAAGCGCAAAACCTTGGTTGCATATCATGAAGCTGGTCACGCCCTAGTTGGTGCTTTAATGCCCGACTATGACCCTGTGCAGAAGATTAGTATCATTCCTCGCGGTCGTGCAGGTGGTTTAACTTGGTTTACCCCCAGTGAAGACCGGATGGATACTGGTTTGTACAGCCGTGCTTATCTAGAAAATCAGATGGCAGTAGCTTTGGGTGGTCGCCTTGCTGAAGAAATTATCTTTGGTGAAGAAGAAGTTACTACTGGTGCTTCTAACGACCTACAACAGGTAGCGCGGGTGGCACGACAAATGATTACCCGATTTGGCATGAGCGATCGCTTAGGGCCAGTTGCCCTCGGTCGTCAGCAAGGGAATATGTTCCTTGGTCGCGATATCATGTCAGAGCGTGACTTCTCTGAAGAAACCGCCGCTGCCATTGATGAAGAAGTCCGCAAACTTGTGGATATCGCCTATACACGCGCTAAAGAAGTGTTAGTTAAAAACCGCCACATTCTAGATCAACTAGCGCAAATGCTGGTTGATAAAGAAACAGTAGATGCTGAAGAATTGCAAGAAATTCTGGCAAATAACGATGTAACAACCGCCGCGTTTGCCTAA
- a CDS encoding aminotransferase class IV, with amino-acid sequence MYWYNGTLVESQTLELDINDPGLLYGATVFTTLRVYDNSLDSRLTNWQVHCDRLLFSLQTFGWQQPNWNRVRQGAEIILLNFPVLRITLFPDGREWITGRFLPQDLTERQKNGVACAIAQPEFYRSLPAHKTGNYLSAWLAKTNIQPLDAQEAILVDIAGNWLETSTGNLWGWCDGSWWTPPLSAGILPGILRFQLINWLQHQQQAVREQPWTAELVQGFEAIAYTNSVVEIIPIHTVCQPSGSLQYNPYHPSFQQLRELFLA; translated from the coding sequence ATTTATTGGTATAACGGCACATTAGTTGAGTCTCAAACCCTAGAGTTAGACATTAACGATCCGGGGTTACTTTATGGAGCTACTGTTTTTACAACACTGCGGGTTTATGATAACTCGCTCGATAGTAGGTTAACTAACTGGCAGGTTCATTGCGATCGCCTACTTTTTTCACTACAAACTTTTGGCTGGCAGCAACCAAACTGGAACCGTGTGCGTCAAGGTGCAGAAATCATCCTGCTAAACTTCCCGGTTCTCAGAATCACTCTTTTTCCTGATGGGCGAGAATGGATAACTGGCAGATTTTTACCGCAGGATTTAACAGAAAGACAAAAAAATGGTGTAGCTTGCGCTATCGCCCAACCAGAATTTTACCGCTCTCTTCCCGCTCATAAAACTGGAAACTACTTGAGCGCTTGGTTGGCAAAAACAAATATCCAACCTTTAGATGCCCAAGAAGCGATTTTAGTGGATATTGCAGGTAATTGGCTGGAAACTAGTACAGGTAACCTCTGGGGATGGTGTGATGGCAGTTGGTGGACACCACCTTTGAGCGCGGGAATTTTGCCAGGAATTTTGCGATTCCAACTTATAAATTGGCTACAACACCAGCAGCAGGCGGTACGAGAGCAACCTTGGACTGCGGAGTTAGTTCAGGGCTTTGAAGCGATCGCCTACACTAATAGTGTGGTAGAGATTATCCCCATTCATACTGTTTGCCAGCCCTCTGGGTCGTTACAATATAATCCTTACCATCCCAGTTTTCAGCAACTTAGGGAACTATTTCTAGCATGA
- a CDS encoding nuclease A inhibitor family protein, with product MSNSDSELLIIFKKAAHGLFMLSESEHPFIPFIWSIPAQEDLNFKKILELTNHPQDLQIETIELDYLFRNCIQEKDWHDEQQKRNVVKYRELVETIKSHLTDIKVYRIGSINIDVYIVGKTEEGNLAGLETKVVET from the coding sequence ATGAGTAATTCAGATTCAGAACTTCTGATAATTTTCAAAAAAGCTGCTCACGGTTTATTCATGCTAAGTGAGTCAGAGCATCCCTTCATACCTTTTATATGGTCAATTCCAGCCCAGGAAGATTTAAATTTTAAAAAAATATTAGAATTAACAAATCATCCTCAAGATTTGCAAATAGAAACAATTGAACTAGATTATCTATTTCGTAACTGCATTCAAGAGAAAGACTGGCATGATGAACAGCAGAAACGAAATGTGGTAAAGTATCGAGAACTTGTAGAGACCATTAAAAGCCATCTCACTGATATAAAAGTTTATCGGATTGGCTCAATAAATATTGATGTATACATTGTAGGTAAAACTGAAGAAGGTAACTTAGCTGGATTAGAAACCAAAGTAGTTGAAACCTAA
- the glf gene encoding UDP-galactopyranose mutase: MGLNCSFTTFTPDIVCFSNWRWDSVYQRLQPLLVSCTQERRVFFIEEPIFTHEQLGRLDVSEDKNGVVVVVPYLPQNLIEEAVNADLQILIDAFFTENNISKYICWYCTPVAIPFTRNLQPQAIVYDRMDELPTFNSYEEELFRIADLIFIGEQSFYKNHLQQHPNIYAFPNNVDSDRIWASMMKLINSAIAARNDRDNINSKGAIAAQQAPNIIIRDVVFDYLIVGAGFSGSVIAERLASQSGKRVLVVDKRNHIGGNAYDHYDDHGILVHKYGPHIFHTNSREIFEYLSHFTQWRAYEHRVLTSVDGQLVPIPINLDTINTLYGMNLNSFEVEEFFKSLAEPKEYIRTSEDVVVSKVGRNLYEKFFQGYTKKQWGLDPSELDKSVIARVPTRTNRDNRYFTDSYQAMPRYGFTRMFENMLNHPNIKVMLNTDYREIEQMIPCREMVYTGPIDEFFDYRYGKLPYRSINFQHETHNIPVFQPAPVINYPNEHLYTRVTEFKYLTGQEHAKTSIVYEFPQAEGDPYYPIPRPENNEIYQKYKALTDAMLGVYFVGRLATYKYYNMDQCVAQALSTYQKIAVGTGRSAIASSASH; encoded by the coding sequence ATGGGACTTAATTGCAGTTTTACTACTTTCACTCCAGATATAGTTTGTTTTTCTAATTGGCGTTGGGATTCTGTTTATCAAAGACTGCAACCTCTTTTAGTCAGCTGTACTCAAGAAAGGCGGGTATTCTTTATCGAGGAACCAATTTTTACCCATGAACAGTTGGGACGGTTAGATGTCAGCGAAGATAAAAATGGAGTTGTGGTTGTTGTACCCTATCTACCACAAAATCTAATTGAGGAGGCTGTAAATGCAGATTTACAAATACTTATCGATGCTTTTTTTACAGAAAATAATATTTCTAAGTATATTTGTTGGTACTGTACACCAGTTGCAATACCTTTTACACGCAACTTGCAACCGCAAGCTATTGTATACGATCGCATGGATGAGTTACCTACTTTCAATAGTTACGAAGAAGAACTTTTCCGCATTGCAGACTTGATATTTATCGGTGAACAAAGCTTTTACAAAAATCATTTACAACAGCACCCGAATATCTATGCGTTTCCGAATAATGTCGATAGCGATCGCATTTGGGCTTCAATGATGAAGTTGATCAACTCTGCTATTGCTGCTCGCAATGATAGAGATAATATTAATTCAAAAGGTGCGATCGCTGCTCAACAAGCACCAAACATCATTATTAGAGATGTTGTATTTGATTACCTAATTGTTGGTGCAGGATTTTCTGGTAGTGTCATTGCTGAACGCTTGGCAAGTCAATCTGGCAAGAGAGTACTGGTAGTTGACAAGCGTAATCACATCGGCGGTAATGCTTACGACCATTATGACGATCATGGCATTCTTGTACATAAATATGGCCCCCACATCTTTCACACAAATTCCCGCGAAATCTTTGAATACCTCTCCCACTTCACTCAATGGCGGGCTTACGAACATCGCGTCCTTACCAGTGTAGATGGGCAACTTGTTCCGATTCCCATCAACCTTGACACCATCAACACACTCTATGGAATGAACCTGAATTCATTTGAGGTGGAAGAGTTTTTCAAATCGCTGGCTGAACCAAAAGAATATATCCGCACCTCAGAAGATGTAGTGGTGAGCAAAGTTGGCCGAAATTTGTATGAAAAGTTCTTCCAAGGTTACACCAAAAAGCAATGGGGACTTGACCCTTCGGAACTGGATAAATCAGTCATCGCTAGGGTTCCTACTCGTACCAACCGTGACAATCGATATTTTACTGATAGTTACCAAGCGATGCCACGGTACGGTTTTACGCGGATGTTCGAGAATATGTTAAATCACCCTAACATTAAGGTAATGCTCAACACTGATTACAGAGAAATTGAGCAGATGATACCTTGCCGCGAGATGGTTTACACCGGGCCGATTGATGAGTTTTTTGATTATCGCTATGGCAAGCTACCTTACCGTTCTATCAATTTCCAGCATGAGACGCACAATATTCCTGTGTTTCAACCAGCGCCAGTCATCAACTATCCCAATGAACATTTATACACCCGTGTCACAGAGTTTAAGTATTTAACTGGACAAGAACACGCCAAAACTAGCATTGTGTATGAGTTTCCCCAAGCAGAGGGCGACCCCTATTACCCTATACCACGTCCTGAAAATAACGAAATTTACCAGAAATACAAAGCGTTGACTGACGCCATGCTAGGAGTGTATTTTGTTGGACGGCTAGCGACTTATAAGTATTACAACATGGATCAATGTGTTGCTCAGGCGCTTTCTACATACCAAAAAATTGCGGTTGGCACTGGACGTAGCGCGATCGCATCTTCAGCATCCCATTGA